The region TGTACCGCCGAACAGTAATGAGTCGTTTTTAATAAATTCTACTTTTCTGATTAAGGCATTAAAAGGTTTATCAAATTGTTTTTTTGAATCTAAATTGTAAAGAACAAAACCATTTTCATTACCTACAACTAACTCATTGTCTGAAATTTGATTTATACTATAAATATTATTCTTAACTTTATAATATGGTGTTTTTATGACCTGATAACCGTCTGCAGTTTTCTTAATTAAACCAAGTTCCCAAGATTGTTTGTTTTTTATTTTCGGGTCCTCAATAACCTCTTTAAACCAAATATTTCCGTTCCTTGCTTGATATATTTTATCAATAATAATATCTTTATTAAAAATATTATAAAATTCTTGATTTTTAATAAACTTATTTGATTCATTATCAAACGAATAAACTCCTTTTTTAGTTGTAAATATTATTTTATCATTTATTTTAAAAACGTAATTTCCGTAAATATCCGGCAAACCGTCGTCTGTGGTAAAAGTTTTTTCTTCAATTACTGAATCTAATTTAGTATTTAGTTTTAATCTGAAAATCCCTTTACTCCTGTCTGATACCCATATATGACCATTATTATCTTCTTGAATATAAACATAAAACCCTTTAAAATTATTCAATTTATGAGCAAACTCCCATTTTCCGTTTTTAAATTTAAACAAAGACAATCCGTTTCCGCCTGTAGCTAATATTTTATCGGGATGGTTTTTTAATCCGATAAAATTTTTAACACTTACATTTGGTCCTATTAAGTTTGCTTTGTTGCCGGTAATTTGGAATAAACCTGATTGACCGGCAAAAAGAAGTGTCTTGTTTAAAATGTCAATTTTCCATATTTGAGTAAGACCCATTTCATTTTCAACCAGTTTAAATTTTTCGCCGTGGATTGTGTTGCTTTTAGAAAAATCCTTATAAAATACTCCGGCCGAAGTCCCTATATATATATTATTATCATATTTAACAGATGCATATCCGGCCTCTGTTAAATTTGATCGTTCTGAAAACGCGACATTCGGTAGATTTGCATAGATAACAGATATACCGTCATTTGTTCCTACCCAAATATTTTTATTCATATCTGCATAGACACACCAAACCGTATTGTTTTGCAAACCATTATCTGATGATAAATGTTTTATTACATTGAGGTTTTTATCTGTAATAACCATTCCTTGACCATATAACCCTCCTAAAAAGTAATTATTATCATAAACCGACGGATATATTAAACTATAAAACAAGGAGTTTTTTTCAAGGCTTTCCAATTTTCCGCCGGACAGAAGTCTTACACTATCTTGCCAACTTGTAATGTACACTGAACCTTTGGGTCCGGGATACATACCATAGGGTTGTTTTTGAGAGTAAAATTCACTTGTTCCGTCTAAAAGTTTCAATTCATCGTTTGTAAATTCAAGAATACCTCTACCTTTTTCGTAAATAAAAATTCTATCATTTATTTTAAAAGAATTAAAAAAACTATTTTCAGGTTTGCTAATATCAATTGTTTTGATTGTATCATTTTCATAAATATAAATTGTGAGCGGTGTTACAAATACTATATGATTTTTCTTTGTTTTATGGACTTGTGTAACTCTTGTAAATTGTTTTTTATCTTCCGGGATTTTTTCAGTTAATGATTTGTATATCATATCACCGTCATCTCCTACTTTCAAGTATCCCATTTCATTTGCGCTTGCTCCAACGAATATTCTTCCGGCATCATTTTTAGCTAATGAATATACAGTAGGATCATTGGGTAAAAAGATTTTATGCCATGTTTTTCCGTCAAATTCAAGAATATAGGTTTGATTTGCAAAATACATAACGCCTCGGTTATCTTGAATGATATTAAAAATTTGAGGATTACCGTCATATTCAGCCCTTGTATAGTTTTTTATATAAGGAATACCTTTACTTTCAACCTGTCCGTATGCATATCCGGAAAGAATTAGTATTAACAAAACACTTAAATATTTTTTTAAATCCATTTTACAGAGTTCTAATATTTAATACAAAGATACTAAGATTTTTTAATATGTACCAATAATAATTGATTGCAATCGGGTAAACAAACAGTTGTTATGTGTAAGTTTCAACGGTTTTTGTGAATAATACAGGATAATTTCTCAAACGTGTAACTTAAAAGCCAATTATATTCTTCATTTTGAGCATTAATCATGCCAAGTAGAATATAGTATTTCTGCATCTGAATTAATTATTAAATAATACAGTTCCTTTTTTGTTAATACATCATAATTTTTATTGATGTATGGCGAAAAATATCCTAAAACATTGATTGTATTACTGTTTAATTTAATCGCGTTAGTTCCGAAAAATGCTTTGTCCTTTTCAACAGGAACATGCTTTTCAATAAATCCGTCTTGTGAAATAATTGTTAATAATATATTTGTTTCTTGCATTGAATTACCTGCTGATGAAACATGCTCGTTACCTGCTAAATCAATATAAGACAAATAATTACTGAATAAGAAAATACGAGTATCCATTTTAATAATGTCAAAAATGTATGCCTTTGCCTTTATATTTATGGCATAAGACTGTAAATCATCATCTAAATTTAACCGGTATATTATCTGCTCATCATCATCTGTCTTTAATACATCAATTTTGTAACCGTTAAAAACTATTATCAGTGAATTATTTATATCATCAAACTTCATTATTCTCGGAACTTTATTATACGGCAATTTCTTTGTCATTATAATTTGTCCTTTTCCGGAATATTTAATCAGAGTATTTACAATACTTTTACCAATACTTGTTTCAATTGTAAAATAACCTCCTTTAAAGTCTTCAATCAAAGCATTTATAATATCAGAAGTATCAGAAATGTTTGATTTCTTGAAAACTTTAAATTTTTTCATGTTTTCAGTTTGACCTGTGAACCCGGCCAAATTGCCTTTCTTTGTTTTATAAAAACCACTTACTGTTAATTTGTTATTTTTATCAATTATAAAATCTGAAATATAATATTCGTTCGTATTAATATTTTGCTTATTTACAAATGCTTTTTTAATATCTGTTAACTTATTAATATAAAAAAAGGTGTCGTTTTTTATATCATATTCAGTTTCAAATAGTTTCTTCTTAAGGTTCTCAAAAACAGCATCTTGCTTTTCTTGAAAAAAAAGTTCTTGCCTGTATGTATAATCTTTCAGCCCCGTCATACCATTATATTCTGACAGATAGAAGTTTTTATATTTTCTGATTTGCTCTGCATTAATACTTAATCGAAAATTCTTATTTAAACTATCGGATATAATTTTATTTTCTCTTAATATATTGCAATATTGTGCATATTGAAAAAGAGAGAATTTATCGGAATTTGCTGTGTCATTAACCGTTTTTTTAACTAAAGTTAAGTAGTTTATCTTCGTTTCATTAAGTTTAAACAGCTTTACCAATAATGAGTTATTATCAAATTTTTCAATTTTATATACTAACTTTTCATTTAATTTATAAGGT is a window of Bacteroidales bacterium DNA encoding:
- a CDS encoding SpoIIE family protein phosphatase; amino-acid sequence: MDLKKYLSVLLILILSGYAYGQVESKGIPYIKNYTRAEYDGNPQIFNIIQDNRGVMYFANQTYILEFDGKTWHKIFLPNDPTVYSLAKNDAGRIFVGASANEMGYLKVGDDGDMIYKSLTEKIPEDKKQFTRVTQVHKTKKNHIVFVTPLTIYIYENDTIKTIDISKPENSFFNSFKINDRIFIYEKGRGILEFTNDELKLLDGTSEFYSQKQPYGMYPGPKGSVYITSWQDSVRLLSGGKLESLEKNSLFYSLIYPSVYDNNYFLGGLYGQGMVITDKNLNVIKHLSSDNGLQNNTVWCVYADMNKNIWVGTNDGISVIYANLPNVAFSERSNLTEAGYASVKYDNNIYIGTSAGVFYKDFSKSNTIHGEKFKLVENEMGLTQIWKIDILNKTLLFAGQSGLFQITGNKANLIGPNVSVKNFIGLKNHPDKILATGGNGLSLFKFKNGKWEFAHKLNNFKGFYVYIQEDNNGHIWVSDRSKGIFRLKLNTKLDSVIEEKTFTTDDGLPDIYGNYVFKINDKIIFTTKKGVYSFDNESNKFIKNQEFYNIFNKDIIIDKIYQARNGNIWFKEVIEDPKIKNKQSWELGLIKKTADGYQVIKTPYYKVKNNIYSINQISDNELVVGNENGFVLYNLDSKKQFDKPFNALIRKVEFIKNDSLLFGGTFSDANNNIVLVQEAKQIPKIPYEFNDLRFFFSSIFYEEPEKTQYMFKLQGNDADWSDWKSITNKEYSNLDPGTYTFIVKAKNLYNIESEVAEYTFEILPPWYRTLWAYVGYFILFILFIYGVIQLSVFRLKKQRENLKRIVEERTQEIQIQKEEIEAKNETLSEQNEEIIQKNNSITASINYAKRIQEAMLPLREKITAGLEENFILFKPRDIVSGDFYWYAERNNKIIYTAVDCTGHGVPGALMSMIGSEILTTIVNKNITKADEILEKMNESVIKVLKQDTEGFSQDGMDMALCVIDKENKTIEFAGAKNPLIYITNGKLIQVKANRSGIGGYQQEKKDFSSHIIQYESPTWFYMFTDGFQDQFGGPNDRKYMIKRLKELLLDIHYKPMQEQHDILKKEIEDWMIDSHQTDDILLACIKL